TAGCCGCCCCCGGGCAAGGTCATGAAGGCCTCGACGAAGGCCAGGGCCGACTTCGCCCGCGCGGCGTCGGTCGACAGCACGACCAGGGCCTGGTCGGCCAAGGTCTTGGCGTGTTCGCCCGGGGCATGATGGGCGCCGCCCCACACGGCGTCGTCCGGGCCCGGCGCGGGCTCCGGACGGCGGCGCACCGCCTCGAGCCGCCGCCGCGCGTCGGCCGCGAAGCCGTCCGCCTTGGCCGGCTCGTCCTTGACGGTGCGCAGGATCAGCTCCGCCCAGGGCAGCAGCAGCTTCGGCGTGAGACGGGCCGCCCCGGCGAGGACGCGCCCGTCGGGGTGGACCAGCGCCGTCGTCGGCCAGGCCCCGACGCCGTACAGGTACGCCAGGTCGGGGCGCTCGTCGGCGTCGGCCCGGACGGCGACGAGATTGGCCGCGATCCACTCGGCGGTCTTCCGGTCGGCGTAGGTCGTCTCCTCCATCAGCCGCGCCTCGCGGGACCAGGACGGGGAGAGATGCAGCAGCACGAGCTTGCCCTGCGCCCTGGCCAGCGACAGCGCCCCCGGGTGGAATTCGCCGAAGGCCACCAGTGACCTGGCCGGCGTCCGGTACGCCGCGGAGGCGCGGCGGCCCCAGCCGCCCGTCATCCACGACGGGAACACGCCCGGGCTGATGGCGATGAGCCCGGCGGCCAAGGCGCAGAGCGACATGATGGCGCCGAGGATCATCATGACGAGAGCATGAGTCCGTTTGGATTTGAGCTTTTGTTCTTCCGTTCGCTCGTCGGCCATGATCTAGCTCAAGCGCTCGCGCAATTCGGAGGGATCTTCGATCGGCAATCCGCACGCCCGGCCGACGCACAGATAGGCTCGCGCGCGGGGAGCGTCGGCCATCTCAGCGACGATCGGGATCACTTCCGCCAACGCCGCCCGGTCGGCCCGCGCGAAGGCGGCGAAAACGAGTCCGGGTCTCAGTCTCTCCCGCGCGACTCCGGCAAGCTCCTCTCCCCCCGGGAGATCCACGCCGGCGATCACAAGGGTCGCCGTCTTCCCGAGCGCCCTGTCCCAAGCGGCCAAAAGGAAGGGCATCGCGAGCGGCCGCGTGGATAAGGAAGGCCCGAATCGCTCTAAGGTATCGTTTGCGAAGCGGCTAAATCGTTCGTCGCCCGTCAGGTCGTAAAGCCGCAAGCAAACGTCGGCCATCACCGAGCTGGGCGCCGGTTCCACTCCGTCGTGGTTCTCGATGGAGCGCGTGAAAAGTTCGCCGCCGTCATTTTGGCCCGTCTGAAAGAGCCCCCCGCCGTCCGCCGCGAAGCGGCGAATGGTTTCCATCGCGAGGTCGTTCGCCCAAGCGAGATGCCCAGGCTTGAACGAGGCCTCATACAGCGCCAGCATCCCGTACGCCATGTTCGCGTAATCGTCAGCCATGCCGTTGACCGCTTTCTCCCCGTCGCGCCATCGTCGCCACAAGGCCTTCCCGTCAGGCGACGATAATTCGCGGCGGACGAAGTCCGCGGCGCCTTCAGCGAGTTCCAGATACTTCCCGTTTCCGGTCGCGCCGTAGGCGCGCGCCAGCCCCGCTATCGCGAGCCCGTTCCACGAGGCGAGCACCTTGTCGTCCAGCGAAGGCCGCGGCCGTTTCGCCCGTTCCTCGAACAGCTTCTCCCGCGCCTTCGCCGCCGCGTCCACGCTCATCGCCCCCGGGTCCTTCTCGTACAGCGCGCACTTCCCCTCGAACTCCCCGTGCGGATCCGCCAGCGCGTTCGAGCCCTCCACCACGCCGTACCTCGCGCAGAACGCCTCCGCGTCTTTCCCGAGGACGCCCTCGATCTCGCCCTTGCGCCAGAGATAGAACGCCCCCTCCGCCTTATGCCCGCCCGGCTCGTCGTACGGCAGGCTGTCCGCGTCCTCCGCCGAGTAGAACCCCCCGCCCGGCGCCCGCAGGTCCCGCTCGAGATACGCCGCCGTCCGCTCCAAGGCTCTCAGCAGCTCGTCGTCGTGCGAAACGTTGACGGCATCCGCGAGGTTCTCCAGCAGCTGCGCGTTGTCGTACAGCATCTTCTCGAAATGCGGGATCCGCCAGGCGTGGTCCGTCGAGTACCTCGCGTACCCGCCCCCGAGCTGGTCGAAGATCCCC
This DNA window, taken from Elusimicrobiota bacterium, encodes the following:
- a CDS encoding DUF255 domain-containing protein: MMILGAIMSLCALAAGLIAISPGVFPSWMTGGWGRRASAAYRTPARSLVAFGEFHPGALSLARAQGKLVLLHLSPSWSREARLMEETTYADRKTAEWIAANLVAVRADADERPDLAYLYGVGAWPTTALVHPDGRVLAGAARLTPKLLLPWAELILRTVKDEPAKADGFAADARRRLEAVRRRPEPAPGPDDAVWGGAHHAPGEHAKTLADQALVVLSTDAARAKSALAFVEAFMTLPGGGYAASVSGEVVLADGRIEEGSSYFAKDDAGRRASGLPAVDRRIFSGPNADMARAVLLSRQATPAQKSHARRTLDFVWTRLVRDGRVRRAAGGLEDWPPDQWAVIEAELAAGRVERARKVFARQDTPALRAPGPNAYADALRKRLTRQ
- a CDS encoding thioredoxin domain-containing protein, encoding MPNRLASEKSPYLLQHKDNPVDWYPWGPEAFARAKAEDKPILLSIGYSTCHWCHVMEHESFSVPATAAVMNEHFVCVKLDREERPDVDKVYMTAVQAMTGQGGWPLNAFLTPDLKPFYGGTYFPPDSRYGRPSWTGLLERLAQLWRERRSDIENDAESLARTVTAYASAADEARGRPEAAALETAEKNLRASFDAENAGFGEAPKFPMPANIRFLLRRFARTGDPDARTMAVETLRAMTRGGIFDQLGGGYARYSTDHAWRIPHFEKMLYDNAQLLENLADAVNVSHDDELLRALERTAAYLERDLRAPGGGFYSAEDADSLPYDEPGGHKAEGAFYLWRKGEIEGVLGKDAEAFCARYGVVEGSNALADPHGEFEGKCALYEKDPGAMSVDAAAKAREKLFEERAKRPRPSLDDKVLASWNGLAIAGLARAYGATGNGKYLELAEGAADFVRRELSSPDGKALWRRWRDGEKAVNGMADDYANMAYGMLALYEASFKPGHLAWANDLAMETIRRFAADGGGLFQTGQNDGGELFTRSIENHDGVEPAPSSVMADVCLRLYDLTGDERFSRFANDTLERFGPSLSTRPLAMPFLLAAWDRALGKTATLVIAGVDLPGGEELAGVARERLRPGLVFAAFARADRAALAEVIPIVAEMADAPRARAYLCVGRACGLPIEDPSELRERLS